A window of the Carassius carassius chromosome 36, fCarCar2.1, whole genome shotgun sequence genome harbors these coding sequences:
- the LOC132116726 gene encoding odorant receptor 131-2-like encodes MAGSNGTNGDASFIHQQIFKMDMDAATSTETAVAVLTSLFFCFVNCVMLFALKSKRIFQETPHYILFGHMLMNDSVLLLVTTIIYTVALCFLPIPKSICTLLVFISHCTFRNAPLILLLMSLEQYVAICFLLRHCNIATPKRTGIAIGIIWFLSSINIITDIILVLVLDPSYLASVIFCTLEKLFLFRWQLDKYQAFDVLYFVSVAVIIIFTYISIMITARSVSSDKDSAKKALKTVLLHLIQLGLCLTSFLYTIIERILYMMTGSNSSLFINLRYLNYLIVLILPRCLSPLIYGLRDEAVWPLFKY; translated from the exons ATGGCGGGGTCCAATGGCACAAATGGGGATGCGTCTTTCATTCATCAGCAAATCTTTAAAATGGATATGGATGCTGCTACCAGCACTGAAACTGCAGTGGCTGTGTTAacttctcttttcttctgttttgTAAACTGTGTGATGCTCTTTGCTCTAAAAAGCAAGCGCATATTCCAGGAGACGCCGCACTACATTCTTTTTGGCCAC atgctTATGAATGACTCTGTGCTTTTGCTGGTCACAACTATTATATACACAGTAGCTCTCTGTTTTCTTCCAATACCTAAGTCCATCTGCACTCTGTTAGTCTTTATCTCTCACTGTACTTTCCGTAACGCTCCTCTGATACTATTACTGATGTCTCTGGAGCAGTACGTTGCAATTTGCTTCCTTCTGAGGCACTGCAACATTGCCACACCAAAAAGGACTGGAATCGCCATAGGAATCATCTGGTTTCTTAGTTCTATTAATATTATAACAGACATTATTTTGGTTTTAGTTCTTGACCCCAGTTATTTAGCCAGTGTTATATTTTGCACattagaaaaattatttttattcagatgGCAGCTGGATAAATATCAAGCATTTGATGTTCTTTATTTTGTGTCTGTTGCAGTGATCATAATTTTCACATACATTAGCATTATGATCACAGCCAGGTCTGTTTCCTCTGATAAAGATTCTGCTAAGAAAGCCCTCAAAACGGTGCTCTTGCACTTAATTCAGCTGGGACTGTGTCTCACCTCTTTCCTGTATACTATAATAGAAAGAATTCTATACATGATGACCGGAAGCAACTCTTCTCTCTTCATAAATCTGAGATATTTAAATTATCTTATTGTTCTTATTCTGCCTCGCTGCCTCAGTCCTCTGATCTATGGTTTGAGAGATGAAGCTGTGTGGcccttatttaaatattaa